CCATTGCCGCGCACGATCCCTCACCCGCACCCAAGAAGACGGAGATCGCGGATCTGATGAATTCGCCCTCACTGATCAAGGCAGAACCGGCGCAGCAGTCCGGGACGATCGAGGAGGTCCGGCCCCTGTGAGCAACGACCCGAACTTCGACGACTTCCAGTACGACGAATCCCCCGGATCCCACGGCCGCCGCCGCGACGGGGAAGACCTGGTGTTCCAGAACGTCGTCGAATTCGTCGAGAACTACCTGAGCCGGGTCTACCGGCGGCAGGTGACCGATATCAGCGACACCGTGTGGTGCCCGGAATGGTGGCAGCACGCGGAGGCGGCCGTCCGCCTGGAGGCCATGTGGCGAGCGTGGGAGCACCTACGCAAGGACGGGAAGACCGGGCTGAGCGTGTGGTTCCTGGACCACGCCGACCCGCACATGGCGAAACTGTTCGACCCCAAGGGGCCGTTCAAGTACTGCAGTGTGCGCAACGGGCACAAGGACATGCTCACGCCGCTGCCGTTGAAGTCGCCCAAGCAGGGGCTTTTCAGCAACCCGACCTCGGGTGACTTCCTACTGTAAGTACGGGGCGGTCGGTAGGCTCGGGGTGAAAACGACTGTGGCGGATCGGGATCCGATCCGCCACCTGTCGAAGAGGCTGCTACCGCGGGGTTTGTGCCGCTAGACGCGTTCCCTGGAGCGGGTCCGCTCGCGCTCCCGCTCGCGTTCTTCCTGTTCCCGTACGCGCCGCTGCGTGGCTTCCTGCTCGCGCAGCCGTACCGCGTCCTGTGCCGATTGCGCCTGCCCGACTTCCATCAGCATGCGCACCGATTGCAGCTCGGGAGAGATTCCCATGCGCGAAAGGTGTTGTGCCAGAGCGGTTCGCCGTTCCACCGAGTCATAGCGCGCGGATCCCCGGTTGGCCTGCTGGGCGGCCATGCGGGAGGCCTCCGCCTGGGCGGAGAATCGATCCTTTTCCAGGGAGACGCCCCGATCCCGTTCCAGGGTAGGACGTTCCAGAATGCGCGACAGCTCTCGGTTGCGTGGATCGCGCGCCTTGGCATCGGCGGCCTCGCGCAGCCGGCGCTCGCGAGTCTCCTTCTGCCGGGCCTCGGTGACCCTGACGCGTGCTTCGGCTTCCTTCTGGCCACGTTCCCGGGTGCGCAGCGCGACAAGTGTCGCGAGCTGCAACATCTGCCTCATCATCGCCGCTGTTTCGCGGCCGATGTCGTCGAGTTCCTCGGCCATTGCCTGCTCCCCGATGCTGCAGTGATCACTGTGGATGGTGGTGCTTCGTCACGGACGCGGCTCGAACGGTGGTTCGAAAAGCCGTGTCCCGCCTGCAAACTTGGACACCGGGAGAACGTGGGGCGTCGGTGCGGCCCGAATGGG
This sequence is a window from Nocardia yunnanensis. Protein-coding genes within it:
- a CDS encoding DUF4913 domain-containing protein produces the protein MSNDPNFDDFQYDESPGSHGRRRDGEDLVFQNVVEFVENYLSRVYRRQVTDISDTVWCPEWWQHAEAAVRLEAMWRAWEHLRKDGKTGLSVWFLDHADPHMAKLFDPKGPFKYCSVRNGHKDMLTPLPLKSPKQGLFSNPTSGDFLL